One genomic region from Muntiacus reevesi chromosome 16, mMunRee1.1, whole genome shotgun sequence encodes:
- the LCORL gene encoding ligand-dependent nuclear receptor corepressor-like protein isoform X3 — protein sequence MDHGYEETSVYLKDCIPSLDSSQSTPTEELSSQGQSNTEKIECQAENYLNALFRKKDLPQNCDPNIPLVAQELMKKMIRQFAIEYISKSGKIQENRNGSIGPSLICKSIQMNQAENSLQEEQEGPLDLTVNRMQEQNTQQGDGVLDLSTKKTSIKSEESSICDPSSENSVAGSTAKSEEATKMEKGKSALSKVLESLCIHHQEQVLAMLKFLVQEQNAASLCCCNSSYTVSSESQNPLIEDDLDGLFCSCEYRLAERGHLQNERQSPGFVPLPVCIKDLHCLSCQTVTIEHIKTVVNRGITNSYDSHRCCSGLLADIHSTKSGFQSPLSSREICDVSVSLQDVCRSRSPSPPPLSPVQAEGFEKLKDVISECSALENNRLETNINQPPSLTPAEISSDEDDHEGKMPKTKKSSNSDSLLLEDSNNCTTNHEKGETTIIFQDLMDRINEKLKSIETIDMTNLIKLSSSDCNTDNDLKLRDLITSLLHNAKASDYSFMELLSQHDKKIENKIIQTRFRKRQETLFAMHSSPDSPIFRRQSLQIKRELASLDENFMRKKYTGKNPRKFLRNDELFSADKEQFYHCQGPSLQNSKSLQDNNHVETSFLPDYGLQSLQLPLNNLETNLAFDAFSESFKTASPEEMSIRRSQEKSVARKKFLQNQKENPKLENTQTPLKSDVPGLSSRTKRNIVPPGWYSIYVTNNYVFKKSPKAKKVSDSTKRKDAVKNIQIESSHSIDLNKIAMNSNLQVVVERLEDTLNMAKRSWNNQSLSEGYKASKKLIEVDGKDQPAGRNMTLTVSRMTCKEQSLSKSIVASTNIKTNHIPTIDLNSKRLNNQKKSSVLNTNSLISSVENVPTKYETIESSSFATYSSPIKLMFLSEVKSSEGVKYTLTSVSNSESNHDFSSEKQPTHQVTDNRKETNETIPNANSANYSSNLNDGDTFQKELNKFNCAKETAESSAVFTDDMKNDNPQELPKEYSSNTIDSSFKRKPGRPKKIGPQVVKQIKRPIGRPPKPKTDQTDISICQDESISAEKKSPESLISEVKEGLYQKSIIVTVIYGRSRRTKRHVSEGSINKSNGMSLKNNVTDFPTEYNSLRSIREYDTDLGERISAISSLTTESEILGSSFEYVRPFKNKSMIPQSSKNIIRPNQKPLAIIRKPGRPAKVKISGISVTINRISPQEREVSISSCLPPLEQENIFQKSLLEENRQCTMDTTHTEADKFKNESKSMVAAIPLRHSIRDRKPSLHFLHSLASSSSLIYRNSLLHKSYKLRLQKGKSQEDKHKQSRIKIASKGMPGARNSRKAKKHLEDKLIPISEVSLDPIISSNPLLRWWAASTSNDSLLEELNNRFEQITNAWVPVSGDEAENCVHKKREPIENDNFKIASPLETCLLELEVSPVKMLFQKKCDLNELCTWFMQTTETQSLSLVRKANARNPLEVINTRGIKLGTKYSDFNTSPFRKHFKKFALSSPSKSAGKLHILHKMVSSPLLNVKSNLTLTRLKRTEFKRLHHERWRREGKLHSHGTGAWISKRRNLRFFCQNQLLSKTDGVTNADVPLQGRNTVDNQFIFPPEIRDNFLQQRLAISDFKTHASLENKFNSEAKENGTNCSQKEFEKGPRLGNVCLNNWRSKTLKDCRIFLRKINYLEHRNTFKLNTIIYSPESNCGSNRQTHIEESKRFTLRSQSARQNSFKKQSKEIENAKANNPSSDKFPAQLENSKLNKCVNYDKNPDNCEALSKLNKRKRPPWKTTEMSTKRHKRQSCNSGQMANFYSKYQLACYK from the coding sequence ttcaacTGCAAAATCAGAGGAAGCTactaaaatggaaaaaggaaaatcagCATTAAGCAAAGTTTTGGAATCTTTGTGCATACATCACCAGGAACAAGTTTTGGCTATGTTGAAATTTCTAGTCCAAGAGCAGAATGCTGCTTCTCTTTGCTGTTGTAATTCATCCTATACTGTGTCTTCAGAGTCTCAGAATCCCCTAATTGAAGATGATTTAGATGGTCTGTTCTGTAGTTGTGAATATAGGCTGGCAGAAAGAGGGCATTTACAGAATGAAAGACAAAGCCCTGGTTTTGTGCCTCTGCCAGTCTGTATTAAAGATTTACATTGTTTATCTTGCCAAACTGTAACTATTGAACACATTAAGACTGTAGTGAATAGAGGAATTACGAACAGTTACGATTCTCACAGGTGTTGTTCTGGACTGTTAGCAGACATTCATTCCACAAAATCAGGCTTTCAGAGTCCTCTTTCATCAAGGGAAATATGTGATGTTTCAGTAAGTCTTCAAGATGTTTGTAGATCTCGAAGTCCCTCACCCCCACCATTATCACCTGTGCAGGCTGAAGgatttgaaaaattgaaagatgTCATCTCAGAGTGTTCAGCCTTAGAAAATAATAGACTTGAAACAAACATTAACCAGCCTCCATCTCTGACACCGGCAGAAATAAGCAGTGATGAAGATGATCATGAAGGTAAAATGCCTAAAACTAAAAAATCCAGTAACTCTGATTCTTTGCTCTTAGAAGACAGCAATAATTGTACTACAAATCATGAAAAGGGTGAAACTACTATAATTTTTCAAGATTTAATGGATCgtattaatgaaaaattaaaatcaatagaAACAATAGATATGACAAACCTTATAAAATTATCTAGCAGTGATTGCAATAcagataatgatttaaaattgagAGATTTAATAACCTCTCTTTTGCATAATGCAAAGGCCAGTGATTACAGTTTTATGGAATTACTGAGTCAACAtgataaaaagatagaaaataaaattattcagacAAGATTTCGAAAGCGTCAAGAAACCTTATTTGCAATGCACAGCTCTCCTGACTCACCCATATTCAGAAGGCAGTCTTTACAGATAAAAAGAGAACTTGCTAGTCTTGATGAAaactttatgagaaaaaaatacacCGGAAAAAATCCAAGGAAGTTTTTGCGCAATGATGAACTCTTTTCAGCAGACAAAGAGCAATTCTATCATTGCCAAGGACCTTCTTTACAAAATTCTAAAAGCCTGCAAGATAATAATCATGTGGAAACATCCTTTTTACCAGATTATGGATTACAGTCATTGCAACTACCTCTAAATAATTTAGAAACTAACTTGGCTTTTGATGCATTTTCAGAAAGCTTTAAAACAGCTTCTCCTGAGGAAATGAGCATAAGGAGATCACAGGAGAAATCTGTGGCTAGGAAAAAGTTTTTGCAAAATCAAAAAGAGAATCCAAAATTAGAGAATACTCAAACTCCTTTGAAAAGTGATGTCCCTGGACTTTCGAGCAGAACCAAACGAAATATTGTACCTCCAGGGTGGTATTCTATATATGTAACAAATAATTATGTTTTCAAAAAATCCCCTAAGGCCAAAAAAGTTTCTGACTCTACCAAAAGAAAAGACGCAGTAAAAAATATTCAGATTGAAAGCTCACATAGTATAGATTTAAACAAAATTGCAATGAATTCTAATTTACAAGTTGTTGTGGAACGTTTGGAAGATACACTAAATATGGCCAAAAGGTCTTGGAATAATCAGTCATTATCAGAAGGGTATAAAGCATCCAAGAAATTGATAGAAGTTGATGGTAAAGATCAACCTGCTGGTAGAAATATGACTCTAACTGTAAGTAGAATGACATGCAAAGAGCAAAGTTTATCAAAATCCATAGTAGCATCCACCAATATTAAAACCAATCATATACCTACAATAGATTTGAATAGCAAGCGCCTTAATAACCAGAAAAAGTCATCTGTTTTAAACACAAATAGCTTGATTTCCAGTGTTGAAAATGTACCAACAAAATATGAAACCATTGAAAGCTCTTCTTTTGCCACCTATTCTAGTCCTATCAAACTCATGTTTTTATCTGAGGTTAAAAGCAGTGAAGGAGTCAAATATACTTTAACTTCAGTCAGTAATTCTGAATCAAATCatgatttttcttctgaaaagcaACCAACTCATCAAGTAACTGacaatagaaaagaaacaaatgagaccATCCCAAATGCTAACTCTGCAAATTATAGTTCTAATCTTAATGATGGTGACACTTTccaaaaagaactaaacaaattTAATTGTGCAAAAGAAACTGCAGAATCCTCTGCAGTGTTTACAGATGATATGAAGAATGATAACCCACAAGAGTTACCTAAAGAATATTCAAGCAATACGATTgattcatcttttaaaagaaaaccaggTAGACCTAAAAAAATAGGTCCCCAGGTTGTGAAACAGATAAAGCGACCAATTGGAAGACCACCAAAACCTAAAACTGACCAAACAGACATCTCCATTTGCCAAGATGAGTCCATTAGTGCTGAAAAGAAAAGCCCAGAGTCTCTCATATCAGAAGTAAAAGAAGGTTTATATCAGAAGAGTATTATAGTAACTGTTATTTATGGAAGGTCAAGAAGAACTAAAAGGCATGTTTCTGAAGGAAGTATAAACAAAAGCAATggtatgtctttaaaaaataatgttactgATTTTCCAACAGAATATAATAGTCTCAGAAGTATTAGAGAATATGACACTGACTTGGGTGAAAGAATAAGTGCTATTTCAAGTTTGACTACTGAAAGTGAAATCTTGGGGTCTAGCTTTGAATATGTTAGACCTTTCAAGAACAAGTCTATGATACCTCAATCTTCCAAGAACATTATTCGACCAAATCAGAAGCCTTTGGCAATAATTAGGAAGCCTGGTAGACCTGCAAAAGTGAAAATCTCTGGCATATCTGTGACTATCAATAGAATTTCACCTCAGGAGAGAGAAGTGAGTATTAGCAGCTGCTTACCTCCTTTAGAACAAGAGAATATATTCCAGAAAAGTCTGCTTGAAGAAAATCGCCAGTGCACCATGGATACAACGCACACTGAAGCTGACAAATTCAAGAATGAATCGAAAAGTATGGTTGCTGCTATACCTTTGAGACATTCTATTAGGGATCGAAAACCATCTCTGCATTTCTTACATTCGTTAGCATCTTCTAGTTCACTTATTTATAGAAATTCCCTGCTCCATAAGTCATATAAGCTCCGTTTGCAGAAAGGTAAAAGTCAGGAGGACAAACATAAGCAGTCAAGGATTAAAATAGCTTCCAAAGGTATGCCAGGAGCTAGAAATTCAAGGAAAGCAAAAAAGCATTTGGAAGATAAATTAATACCCATTTCTGAAGTCTCCTTGGACCCTATAATTTCATCAAACCCTTTGCTCAGGTGGTGGGCTGCTTCTACTTCAAACGATTCCTTATTAGAGGAATTAAACAATAGATttgaacaaataacaaatgcttggGTGCCTGTGAGTGGAGATGAAGCTGAAAATTGTGTTCATAAAAAAAGAGAACCCATTGAAAATGATAACTTCAAAATAGCAAGTCCTTTGGAGACCTGTCTTTTAGAACTTGAGGTTTCACCTGTAAAAATGCTTTTTCAGAAAAAGTGTGATTTGAATGAACTCTGTACCTGGTTTATGCAAACAACAGAAACACAGTCTCTTTCACTAGTTAGAAAAGCAAATGCACGAAACCCTTTGGAAGTAATAAACACCAGAGGAATTAAATTAGGGACGAAATATTCTGATTTTAATACCAGCCCTTTcagaaagcactttaaaaaatttgcacTATCTTCACCTTCAAAGTCAGCAGGGAAGTTGCATATACTGCATAAAATGGTTAGCTCCCCGCttttaaatgtgaaaagtaaTTTAACACTAACTAGATTAAAAAGAACTGAGTTTAAGAGGTTGCATCATGAAaggtggaggagagagggaaagctGCACAGCCATGGGACAGGTGCTTGGATATCTAAAAGGAGGAACTTAAGATTTTTTTGCCAGAACCAACTTTTGAGTAAGACTGATGGAGTAACAAATGCTGATGTCCCACTCCAAGGAAGAAACACAGTAGATAATCAGTTTATTTTCCCACCTGAGATCAGGGATAACTTTTTGCAACAGAGGTTGGCCATATCTGATTTCAAAACACATGCTAGTTTAGAGAATAAATTTAACTCAGAAGCAAAGGAGAATGGAACAAACTGCAGCcaaaaagagtttgaaaaggGACCAAGACTAGGAAATGTATGTTTAAATAATTGGAGGTCAAAAACCTTAAAAGACTGTAGAATATTTTTGAGGAAGATCAACTATCTCGAACACAGAAATACTTTTAAGTTAAATACCATCATTTACTCTCCTGAATCTAACTGTGGCAGTAATCGTCAAACTCACATAGAAGAATCAAAGCGCTTTACCTTAAGATCCCAGTCTGCTAggcaaaattcttttaaaaagcaatctaaagaaatagaaaatgctaAAGCAAATAATCCTTCAAGCGATAAATTTCCTGCCCAACTTGAAAatagtaaattaaataaatgtgttaACTATGACAAGAATCCTGATAATTGTGAAGCTCTTAGCAAattgaacaaaagaaaaagaccacCATGGAAGACCACAGAAATGTCAACAAAAAGACATAAACGACAGTCTTGCAACAGTGGACAAATGGCAAACTTTTATTCAAAATACCAACTAG
- the LCORL gene encoding ligand-dependent nuclear receptor corepressor-like protein isoform X4: MEKGKSALSKVLESLCIHHQEQVLAMLKFLVQEQNAASLCCCNSSYTVSSESQNPLIEDDLDGLFCSCEYRLAERGHLQNERQSPGFVPLPVCIKDLHCLSCQTVTIEHIKTVVNRGITNSYDSHRCCSGLLADIHSTKSGFQSPLSSREICDVSVSLQDVCRSRSPSPPPLSPVQAEGFEKLKDVISECSALENNRLETNINQPPSLTPAEISSDEDDHEGKMPKTKKSSNSDSLLLEDSNNCTTNHEKGETTIIFQDLMDRINEKLKSIETIDMTNLIKLSSSDCNTDNDLKLRDLITSLLHNAKASDYSFMELLSQHDKKIENKIIQTRFRKRQETLFAMHSSPDSPIFRRQSLQIKRELASLDENFMRKKYTGKNPRKFLRNDELFSADKEQFYHCQGPSLQNSKSLQDNNHVETSFLPDYGLQSLQLPLNNLETNLAFDAFSESFKTASPEEMSIRRSQEKSVARKKFLQNQKENPKLENTQTPLKSDVPGLSSRTKRNIVPPGWYSIYVTNNYVFKKSPKAKKVSDSTKRKDAVKNIQIESSHSIDLNKIAMNSNLQVVVERLEDTLNMAKRSWNNQSLSEGYKASKKLIEVDGKDQPAGRNMTLTVSRMTCKEQSLSKSIVASTNIKTNHIPTIDLNSKRLNNQKKSSVLNTNSLISSVENVPTKYETIESSSFATYSSPIKLMFLSEVKSSEGVKYTLTSVSNSESNHDFSSEKQPTHQVTDNRKETNETIPNANSANYSSNLNDGDTFQKELNKFNCAKETAESSAVFTDDMKNDNPQELPKEYSSNTIDSSFKRKPGRPKKIGPQVVKQIKRPIGRPPKPKTDQTDISICQDESISAEKKSPESLISEVKEGLYQKSIIVTVIYGRSRRTKRHVSEGSINKSNGMSLKNNVTDFPTEYNSLRSIREYDTDLGERISAISSLTTESEILGSSFEYVRPFKNKSMIPQSSKNIIRPNQKPLAIIRKPGRPAKVKISGISVTINRISPQEREVSISSCLPPLEQENIFQKSLLEENRQCTMDTTHTEADKFKNESKSMVAAIPLRHSIRDRKPSLHFLHSLASSSSLIYRNSLLHKSYKLRLQKGKSQEDKHKQSRIKIASKGMPGARNSRKAKKHLEDKLIPISEVSLDPIISSNPLLRWWAASTSNDSLLEELNNRFEQITNAWVPVSGDEAENCVHKKREPIENDNFKIASPLETCLLELEVSPVKMLFQKKCDLNELCTWFMQTTETQSLSLVRKANARNPLEVINTRGIKLGTKYSDFNTSPFRKHFKKFALSSPSKSAGKLHILHKMVSSPLLNVKSNLTLTRLKRTEFKRLHHERWRREGKLHSHGTGAWISKRRNLRFFCQNQLLSKTDGVTNADVPLQGRNTVDNQFIFPPEIRDNFLQQRLAISDFKTHASLENKFNSEAKENGTNCSQKEFEKGPRLGNVCLNNWRSKTLKDCRIFLRKINYLEHRNTFKLNTIIYSPESNCGSNRQTHIEESKRFTLRSQSARQNSFKKQSKEIENAKANNPSSDKFPAQLENSKLNKCVNYDKNPDNCEALSKLNKRKRPPWKTTEMSTKRHKRQSCNSGQMANFYSKYQLACYK; this comes from the coding sequence atggaaaaaggaaaatcagCATTAAGCAAAGTTTTGGAATCTTTGTGCATACATCACCAGGAACAAGTTTTGGCTATGTTGAAATTTCTAGTCCAAGAGCAGAATGCTGCTTCTCTTTGCTGTTGTAATTCATCCTATACTGTGTCTTCAGAGTCTCAGAATCCCCTAATTGAAGATGATTTAGATGGTCTGTTCTGTAGTTGTGAATATAGGCTGGCAGAAAGAGGGCATTTACAGAATGAAAGACAAAGCCCTGGTTTTGTGCCTCTGCCAGTCTGTATTAAAGATTTACATTGTTTATCTTGCCAAACTGTAACTATTGAACACATTAAGACTGTAGTGAATAGAGGAATTACGAACAGTTACGATTCTCACAGGTGTTGTTCTGGACTGTTAGCAGACATTCATTCCACAAAATCAGGCTTTCAGAGTCCTCTTTCATCAAGGGAAATATGTGATGTTTCAGTAAGTCTTCAAGATGTTTGTAGATCTCGAAGTCCCTCACCCCCACCATTATCACCTGTGCAGGCTGAAGgatttgaaaaattgaaagatgTCATCTCAGAGTGTTCAGCCTTAGAAAATAATAGACTTGAAACAAACATTAACCAGCCTCCATCTCTGACACCGGCAGAAATAAGCAGTGATGAAGATGATCATGAAGGTAAAATGCCTAAAACTAAAAAATCCAGTAACTCTGATTCTTTGCTCTTAGAAGACAGCAATAATTGTACTACAAATCATGAAAAGGGTGAAACTACTATAATTTTTCAAGATTTAATGGATCgtattaatgaaaaattaaaatcaatagaAACAATAGATATGACAAACCTTATAAAATTATCTAGCAGTGATTGCAATAcagataatgatttaaaattgagAGATTTAATAACCTCTCTTTTGCATAATGCAAAGGCCAGTGATTACAGTTTTATGGAATTACTGAGTCAACAtgataaaaagatagaaaataaaattattcagacAAGATTTCGAAAGCGTCAAGAAACCTTATTTGCAATGCACAGCTCTCCTGACTCACCCATATTCAGAAGGCAGTCTTTACAGATAAAAAGAGAACTTGCTAGTCTTGATGAAaactttatgagaaaaaaatacacCGGAAAAAATCCAAGGAAGTTTTTGCGCAATGATGAACTCTTTTCAGCAGACAAAGAGCAATTCTATCATTGCCAAGGACCTTCTTTACAAAATTCTAAAAGCCTGCAAGATAATAATCATGTGGAAACATCCTTTTTACCAGATTATGGATTACAGTCATTGCAACTACCTCTAAATAATTTAGAAACTAACTTGGCTTTTGATGCATTTTCAGAAAGCTTTAAAACAGCTTCTCCTGAGGAAATGAGCATAAGGAGATCACAGGAGAAATCTGTGGCTAGGAAAAAGTTTTTGCAAAATCAAAAAGAGAATCCAAAATTAGAGAATACTCAAACTCCTTTGAAAAGTGATGTCCCTGGACTTTCGAGCAGAACCAAACGAAATATTGTACCTCCAGGGTGGTATTCTATATATGTAACAAATAATTATGTTTTCAAAAAATCCCCTAAGGCCAAAAAAGTTTCTGACTCTACCAAAAGAAAAGACGCAGTAAAAAATATTCAGATTGAAAGCTCACATAGTATAGATTTAAACAAAATTGCAATGAATTCTAATTTACAAGTTGTTGTGGAACGTTTGGAAGATACACTAAATATGGCCAAAAGGTCTTGGAATAATCAGTCATTATCAGAAGGGTATAAAGCATCCAAGAAATTGATAGAAGTTGATGGTAAAGATCAACCTGCTGGTAGAAATATGACTCTAACTGTAAGTAGAATGACATGCAAAGAGCAAAGTTTATCAAAATCCATAGTAGCATCCACCAATATTAAAACCAATCATATACCTACAATAGATTTGAATAGCAAGCGCCTTAATAACCAGAAAAAGTCATCTGTTTTAAACACAAATAGCTTGATTTCCAGTGTTGAAAATGTACCAACAAAATATGAAACCATTGAAAGCTCTTCTTTTGCCACCTATTCTAGTCCTATCAAACTCATGTTTTTATCTGAGGTTAAAAGCAGTGAAGGAGTCAAATATACTTTAACTTCAGTCAGTAATTCTGAATCAAATCatgatttttcttctgaaaagcaACCAACTCATCAAGTAACTGacaatagaaaagaaacaaatgagaccATCCCAAATGCTAACTCTGCAAATTATAGTTCTAATCTTAATGATGGTGACACTTTccaaaaagaactaaacaaattTAATTGTGCAAAAGAAACTGCAGAATCCTCTGCAGTGTTTACAGATGATATGAAGAATGATAACCCACAAGAGTTACCTAAAGAATATTCAAGCAATACGATTgattcatcttttaaaagaaaaccaggTAGACCTAAAAAAATAGGTCCCCAGGTTGTGAAACAGATAAAGCGACCAATTGGAAGACCACCAAAACCTAAAACTGACCAAACAGACATCTCCATTTGCCAAGATGAGTCCATTAGTGCTGAAAAGAAAAGCCCAGAGTCTCTCATATCAGAAGTAAAAGAAGGTTTATATCAGAAGAGTATTATAGTAACTGTTATTTATGGAAGGTCAAGAAGAACTAAAAGGCATGTTTCTGAAGGAAGTATAAACAAAAGCAATggtatgtctttaaaaaataatgttactgATTTTCCAACAGAATATAATAGTCTCAGAAGTATTAGAGAATATGACACTGACTTGGGTGAAAGAATAAGTGCTATTTCAAGTTTGACTACTGAAAGTGAAATCTTGGGGTCTAGCTTTGAATATGTTAGACCTTTCAAGAACAAGTCTATGATACCTCAATCTTCCAAGAACATTATTCGACCAAATCAGAAGCCTTTGGCAATAATTAGGAAGCCTGGTAGACCTGCAAAAGTGAAAATCTCTGGCATATCTGTGACTATCAATAGAATTTCACCTCAGGAGAGAGAAGTGAGTATTAGCAGCTGCTTACCTCCTTTAGAACAAGAGAATATATTCCAGAAAAGTCTGCTTGAAGAAAATCGCCAGTGCACCATGGATACAACGCACACTGAAGCTGACAAATTCAAGAATGAATCGAAAAGTATGGTTGCTGCTATACCTTTGAGACATTCTATTAGGGATCGAAAACCATCTCTGCATTTCTTACATTCGTTAGCATCTTCTAGTTCACTTATTTATAGAAATTCCCTGCTCCATAAGTCATATAAGCTCCGTTTGCAGAAAGGTAAAAGTCAGGAGGACAAACATAAGCAGTCAAGGATTAAAATAGCTTCCAAAGGTATGCCAGGAGCTAGAAATTCAAGGAAAGCAAAAAAGCATTTGGAAGATAAATTAATACCCATTTCTGAAGTCTCCTTGGACCCTATAATTTCATCAAACCCTTTGCTCAGGTGGTGGGCTGCTTCTACTTCAAACGATTCCTTATTAGAGGAATTAAACAATAGATttgaacaaataacaaatgcttggGTGCCTGTGAGTGGAGATGAAGCTGAAAATTGTGTTCATAAAAAAAGAGAACCCATTGAAAATGATAACTTCAAAATAGCAAGTCCTTTGGAGACCTGTCTTTTAGAACTTGAGGTTTCACCTGTAAAAATGCTTTTTCAGAAAAAGTGTGATTTGAATGAACTCTGTACCTGGTTTATGCAAACAACAGAAACACAGTCTCTTTCACTAGTTAGAAAAGCAAATGCACGAAACCCTTTGGAAGTAATAAACACCAGAGGAATTAAATTAGGGACGAAATATTCTGATTTTAATACCAGCCCTTTcagaaagcactttaaaaaatttgcacTATCTTCACCTTCAAAGTCAGCAGGGAAGTTGCATATACTGCATAAAATGGTTAGCTCCCCGCttttaaatgtgaaaagtaaTTTAACACTAACTAGATTAAAAAGAACTGAGTTTAAGAGGTTGCATCATGAAaggtggaggagagagggaaagctGCACAGCCATGGGACAGGTGCTTGGATATCTAAAAGGAGGAACTTAAGATTTTTTTGCCAGAACCAACTTTTGAGTAAGACTGATGGAGTAACAAATGCTGATGTCCCACTCCAAGGAAGAAACACAGTAGATAATCAGTTTATTTTCCCACCTGAGATCAGGGATAACTTTTTGCAACAGAGGTTGGCCATATCTGATTTCAAAACACATGCTAGTTTAGAGAATAAATTTAACTCAGAAGCAAAGGAGAATGGAACAAACTGCAGCcaaaaagagtttgaaaaggGACCAAGACTAGGAAATGTATGTTTAAATAATTGGAGGTCAAAAACCTTAAAAGACTGTAGAATATTTTTGAGGAAGATCAACTATCTCGAACACAGAAATACTTTTAAGTTAAATACCATCATTTACTCTCCTGAATCTAACTGTGGCAGTAATCGTCAAACTCACATAGAAGAATCAAAGCGCTTTACCTTAAGATCCCAGTCTGCTAggcaaaattcttttaaaaagcaatctaaagaaatagaaaatgctaAAGCAAATAATCCTTCAAGCGATAAATTTCCTGCCCAACTTGAAAatagtaaattaaataaatgtgttaACTATGACAAGAATCCTGATAATTGTGAAGCTCTTAGCAAattgaacaaaagaaaaagaccacCATGGAAGACCACAGAAATGTCAACAAAAAGACATAAACGACAGTCTTGCAACAGTGGACAAATGGCAAACTTTTATTCAAAATACCAACTAG